The proteins below come from a single Ochotona princeps isolate mOchPri1 chromosome 13, mOchPri1.hap1, whole genome shotgun sequence genomic window:
- the C13H10orf105 gene encoding uncharacterized protein C10orf105 homolog produces MGTEGPRLTSSAATSPFAFLTAPGAAAGTAAEAASPVPVLVALACIFLVLATCLLFMVLCKPAALDPRRRGARECMPHHPGSPSEPQLRLWKRLGSLRRSLRTFSFRRGRPAAPRRPLPACDWGCTESTKM; encoded by the coding sequence ATGGGCACTGAGGGGCCCAGGCTCACCAGTTCTGCGGCCACCAGCCCCTTTGCCTTTCTCACAGCTCCAGGCGCTGCTGCGGGGACCGCGGCAGAGGCAGCCAGCCCCGTCCCGGTGCTTGTGGCCCTGGCCTGCATCTTCCTCGTACTGGCCACCTGTCTGCTGTTCATGGTGCTCTGCAAGCCGGCCGCGCTAGACCCGCGCCGCCGCGGCGCCCGCGAGTGCATGCCCCACCACCCCGGGAGCCCCAGCGAGCCCCAGCTGCGCCTCTGGAAGCGTCTGGGATCCCTGCGCCGTTCGCTGCGCACTTTCAGCTTCCGCCGGGGCCGGCCCGCCGCCCCTCGACGCCCCCTGCCGGCCTGCGACTGGGGCTGCACGGAATCCACCAAGATGTGA